AGAAAACATAGTTGGTCTTTTCCACTTGCTTCAACACATTTGTGAttaacaggaacaaaaaagGAGTAGAATCTCAAGTTATataaaacactgtttttaaCCAAATTCTAATCTTACTGGATGATTTCAAGatacattaaaagaaagcagGCATAGCGAGAgccttcttttatttctcttaggCTTGTTTTCTAGGCTTTAAACTCTCAAATCACGAAAGCCAACTACTGTCTGAATTGTTCCCAAAATTGCAGTGTGATGAGTGGTATCCATTCATCCAAAGATGGTATCCAAAGATGGAGGTGGGGCGGGGCAGAAATCTACTGACTTCAGGAAGTTTAATCTCGAAGCctgaaaaggcagcaggaacATTAAGCTTTCtggacaaattatttttcttctaggtacacaacatttatattttgttaactgaaaagtgtttttaaaataccaatcATGGGTGCACTCCTGCACCTTAACAGAATGAGAAGTACAAAAGATGTTCCTTGTAACCACACACCATTCAAGTACCATTACCACACTGAGCTTATCTGCCTACATATTGTTATGCTTAttgttttaagttttgtttAGTCCTACAGCTTGTTTGCATTTTACCAAGACAGATTATCTTCGTGGTTACAAACCTTAGGCTACCCCCAACAGCTTCAATGCCACGAGTAATCCGGAAAGATGATGCTCCTTTAGtagtctattaaaaaaaaaaaaaaaaaaaaaaaaaaaaaaaaaaggtgcaactTGAAATTCTAGCTATTTTAAGAACAGATTGCCTGAGGTTGTTCAGTGCTCAGGCAAAGCTGAAACAGTGTCAGTTCATTCATTTATACAGAAGCCATTTTGAAAAGTTGAGCCAGCTTACCGCATCCCTACTCCCAATCATTTCTATCATCCTCTCTGATTTTCCACCGTAATTGCTCACATATTTGCTCCTGAGCCCCATTCTAGAATGATTCAGGTTTGCTTGAACATTTAATAGGATTCCTTGAATTAGATAAGCTTCACAAAACCAGGGCAAGGAATGCCTACACATATTATTATGCTGACAGTTGTTTGGGGAAAGTAACTTCAGGCAGCAGTTGGGAAGGAGGTAATAAGCAGCTGGgatgttgttggtttttttttccccctgcctgaAACTGATGTGGATTGAGCCCAGACAACAGCAGTCAGAGAGATGTCAGTGGCACTGTGTAGCTCTAATTGCCACAGCCTGGCTGGTGTGCAAGAGGCCGTGTTTAGATCTGCTGCTAAAGCCAGACAGCAGCTGAGATAAACAGGAACAAGGGGAACGGCCGCAGGGGGTCAAGCCCATGGGACATCTAGCCCAGTGTTCTGTACCTGACAGTGGCAACAGGCGAGGCTGTTTAAATATAACATCCCACAACCCGTTCAACAGTATTCCTGCAGTACCTACAGGAGTTACGCCTATTAGCAACTGTTTAAGGACCTGCTATCGATGAATTTGATACTTTTTTGAACCTGCTGATATGTATCTGCCTCCACAGCATCTTGTATAACTGAAGCTAGACATAaaacaggaagggaaaacaaggaGCTTAAAATATCTTGATGGCAGCAGTAAGAAAAACTGTTCAGAAAtactacacacacacaaaactgaGTTTTTATCAGCCACCCAAGTTAACTTTTACTACTGCAgcttaaataaaatgaattatgTGCATAGCTTgatatagatatattttttatatatatatagtttaaGACACCACTGGAGAGCATAATTCTAAATAAATATCACTGCCTGTCTCCCAGGAAGTAATGTCACTTCTCCTGCACTTGAACCAGGTAACCAAGAATCAATGTACATTGTTTTCCACTTTATAAGATCTCTTACATTAAATTTTACCATATCGTTTCTCTTTGCGATCACAAACCTTCCACCATTTCATCTACTGCCAACATAATAACAAAGAGAATAAACACTCACCAAATTAGCCGCAAGACGAAGCAAGTGAGCAGTTCCCAAGTTACTAGCGGTTTCATACCTGCTGCCCGCTTTAATAAACACACCAATTCTTGAAGCTGGAGAAAAGTTCTCCAGAGATGCAATAACTAAGCCATTTGGTAATTTTGTGatctgtattaaaaagaaaaagaattgatTTAGTTATCCACTGGAAGTACTGTCACAGTTCTGCTTTGACTgacttttaaaagataaataaaaaagagagaggaaaaaaaacctgtattcATACTGACCTCAAGATCCTCAGACTCTGGAGATAATTTCACTCGTTCTGCAGTTGCTGAGGCTGCAACTTTAGGAGCTACCTTAAGTGAGTAAAGTCTCTTCTAGAGAAGAAAGCGTAAGAGAATGGATTTCCTGAATTAGTTCATCACATATTCCATTACATACTAAAAAAGCAACTAATTTGAAAAGTAGAAACACAATGAATGACCTCAAGACCCAGAGTAAAAACAGTGATCCCCCCATAATTCTTACGATTGTTTTTACATCGCTGTTGGAACCTGTGCAAGGACTTACACGAGGTCTCTGGAAGTTCAAGTAATAGCACTGTAAGAcggctttttttctttctctttgctgttgtgCAGTGGGAGTCTCTACTGATACTATATACTCTGTAGGACCAATGTTTAGCAATTAACTGAACAAACTGCTACAGCGATCCACATATGCAGAACACAACTTTGGTGTTAACTTTCTAATTTATTAGCTGTAGGCAGTTCAACTCCTAAAGAGTCACCTCTCAAAACACCAACTGCTGCATACAAAGAGGATGTGTATGCAGGTCCCCAGACTGCAGAGTAAGAACCAAAGCGGGCCTTCAAATTGAAGAGGTGAACATTGCAAGAGCTGTCCCTTCAGTAGCTGGCAACAGGAGTGACAAGACTATTGATTTCAAATCTGAAATGCTATTCCCTTCTACCCTTTTTAGAAGTTTCTTACacttgtaaaataaattcatttgtTACTCTTCTTTTCACATTCAAAAATTAGCTTCGTTCTCTTACACCTCAAAGTAAGAGCCAAGTGACAGAAACACCACTGCACTCAGTTGTAGGAATACCAATGTCGTAAGTTCCCTTGCTTTGCCACAGACTCTGTTCAATATACGAGTCTAGGAAAAACTCCATTCTTCCCTGCCCAATTTGTTAAGACACTTATTTTAACCTCTAAGCCTACTTATTTATGAAGTACTAGTGCATGTCTACAATTGACTTACAAACGTACTGTGACTCAGATGACACCATCCTACCCAAGAGAGCGTTTCCATCAGAGACAGAACACAAGTTATATTTCAGCCGTCTGCCGGCTCAACAAGATTTTTCGCAGCAGCACAAACCCTCtgccccctccacccctccGGGACTAGTCGAGTCCCACTTGCCAAGGTCACCACCTTGCCACGGGCAGCTGAAGCCTCCCCAGCGAGACAGGATCCCCTCGGAAACCGCTCCTCCCCTCTGCGGCCATACGGGCGGCCCTGCCTCGTCGGCCGCTCCCGGGAGAGGCCTCGGGTGAAGCCCCCCGTGCAGCCGCTCGCCCCGGCAGGCGCTCCCAGCCACGGAGCTGAGCTGAGCGCAGGcctccccgggcccggcccgcccgcggCCTGTCTGACCttcagccccgccgccccgctccgccatCCGCTCGGCCGGCTCGACCCCGGCCCTGGCCCCCACTCACGCCCCTCGCTGACAGCCCCACAGGCACGAACGCGGCCCGCTCCACCGACCGCCCGCTGCCCGCCAGCCCGGCtcgcccccccggggctggtTGGGGTCAGGcccacccgccgccgccggggcccggACAACGGCCGCCTGtgcctcttccccctccaaCCCGCCCCCCGCACAACGCCTCCAGGTCGTACTCACTGAGAGGGAGCGCGCGACTACCGGGAATCCCTTCATCCTTCCGCGCCCCTCAGCTCGGCCCCGGCCAGGAGAACAAGATGGCTGTCCCGGAGGACTTTGCCTTCCCGGCACGCCCCGCGGCGCTTCGACTTTCTAGCGAGCGAACGCCTCAACTCCACTGCCGGTGCTTAGAATCACGCCTCGAGGGTAGAGCGACCCCTCGCGGGCTTCCGGGGCGGCGGTGCGCATGCGCAGAGTGCTGCCACCGCCTGGTCAGCGGCGGGGGGGCTGTTCCACCCGCGGGGGGCCCGGTGGTGCCCTGGGGCGAACCGTAGATAAGTCACGGCAGACCCGTTTCGTGGCGTTCGCAGCCGCCttcccccgcggcgggcggtgCCTGAGAAGGGCAAGCGGCGGTGGCCGGTGGCGCCTGAGGGGGCGCGGCGGTGTACCCGCCCGTCCGCCGTGCCCGTGaggggagcgcggcgcggcggggcagccgggccccggcgggggtgcggggtgggccgcggggcggtgccgccgcggggcgggcggcagggtggccggggcggggggcgggggcgcccCGCCGAGTACTTAGCGGCGGTGCGGGGCAGTGCGCGGTGCCGCAGCCCCGTCTCGTCCCGCCCGTGCTCGCCATGGGCTCGACCCCGCCCGTCTTCATCGGCGCCGAGGAGGTGGAGAAGCACCTGCACCGCGCCAGCCTGCTGCTCCCGGCGCTGGAGGCCGCCCTGGCCAACTTCTcggccggcgcggcgggaggcgTCGTGCAGCCCGTGCGCACCGTGGTGCCGGTGCACCGGCACGGCGGGTGAGACGGGCGGGCTGCGGCGCTGCCTTcccggcgccggggcgggcgctgcgagggggcggcccggcggggccccggggcgggaggggggcggtGGGGGAACGCTGCCGGCGGGAGGAGGCGCGGCCCCTTCGGGGCGAGAGACGGGGGTAGCTGCAACGGCGGGCCGGCCCTGCGGCGGGGAAGGGACGGGGTGGAAGGGACGGGAGCATCGGGAAAGGTCGCTGGTACGGAGTTACTGATTAACTGGTCAGTAGCCGTGTGGTGGTAACCACGCCGGTGGCTGCAGGCTCCCGTGCTAAAGGTACAAAAGCAGTATAAGTAATTCCCTTACAAGGTAAAAGTAATGTAAGTAATTCTCTTACAAGGTTCCTAGGGGTGATGCCTGCTTACAGTGCCGCAGACGATGCTCTGACAACCAAGTTGGTGACTTTTTATGAGCATAAGAAGGATTCCTCTGTCCCTTCTCACCAAGCGACTGTACTCTTATTTGACCCCAGAAATGGTTCTTTAAAAGCTGTGAGTTTCATGCATGCCTCTGTGTTCTTCTCTGTTAATGCTCTGTCAGTTCTCTCTTCTGATTCTTAGAAGCTGGAACTGGTGCAAATTGGCCCGAGTTTATCTATATCATcaatgaaaatgtgtttgtgcCACATGAGGGTTTGGCCTAAAGCCTTATGTGTTTAGTACGTGTTAAACTCTACTCTGCTCTTTACTGCTGCTTGTGATTTGAAGGGAATCTGATGGCTCTCAGGATGACTGGAAGAGAGAAATGATCAGGAAAAAGTTTACCTTGtatttaaaaggggaaaaaaaactttgctGAATAAAAAATTGACCTTGAACTATCTTAAGTTAAATCTAAAGAGACTTACAATTGGTATAACAGGGAATAGTATTCagagtctgattttttttgtttgtttaaagaatttaagaattttttaagAATGTTTGATAAGTTTCATTATGTTTAGTTTAATGATTATTAAAGAGCCAAAACTGCTCAAGAAAACTATATTGGGCTTTTATGCCTAAACTGTATCAGAAAGCATGTCAGCTTTTTAAGCTGCTTAATTTGTTTGTACGCAGTAGCTAATGCACATTGAGGCAGGAGTGCCCCACTGTGTATGATACACATTAAAGGAATTACATGGTTCCCTGTCATCCCTTTGTACAGACCAAGACAgtgcaggacttgtgacccaCTGCCAGTTTGCACTGGTCCCTGGTCTTACTGGAGTGCAGAGTATTGCAGTTACAAAGCGTCCATCCCAGCtgttaggaaaaggttcttactgagagggtggtcagtcactggaacgggttccccagggaagtggtcacggcACCAcgcctgtcagagttcaaggagcgtcTGGACGACGCTCTTAGTCatgtggtttagttttaggtagtcctggaaggagcagggagttggactccGATTCCGATGGGTCCCTTCTgacttgagatattctatgactCTATATCGATCTATTCACTGCGTTGGAGAGCCAGGGAAGTGCACTACATGAAGAGCTATGTCAGTTAGGGATGGCTCAGCCCTGACCAGTTTTCACTCCATTTGTGCTGGTGGAATGATGCGGAAGAACTGGAATAGACAAAGAATCTGCCCAGTTTAAATACGTGATTTCGTATGGTTTGCAGTTGCTATAATAGTAATTACcaacttttatatttttatctgtGCCCTGTAATATCATATAATTCACAAATTGGGTGAAAATGTTTGGTATTTACTCATATTCTCAATGTTCATTTCAGGTCTATTTGAACTGTTATGTGGTGGTGTGtggttgtgtgttttgtttttttttttttaaaggtcctAGATGGCAGTGTGATTACAGCAAAACGAACAGCTGCAGTTTCTGCAATTGCTACCAAGGTATGTCTTCTGTTTCCTAAATTGGGACAGATTTAGCGGTGTTGTATATAAAATAACTAGCAGGAATGATGTAAATGGCTTTCATCAGATACAGCTTTAAATTAGATTTATGATAACATATGTACCTTCAGGGAAAACTTAAAAGTGGAGTTTTCTGTTTTGAGTGAGTCATGTCTGGCTTTAATGTTTCATGTGTGATTGGAGAAGGAAACTGAGCTACGTCTGTGGCTTGTTCTGTATGCTCTTCTGGGAATTTACTGAGGTgtcttctgtgatttttctttcttttgtgcttgTCTTAACATATTCTTTTACAGCTTTGGGTGGTGCAGCTGTGGTgataaattcagttttgtttagaTACATGTTTTCTGCTGTCGGACCAGCCAGGTGGGTTTTACTGGACctggagaaatgggaaaaaggtACATTTCCAGGGGGAAATGTGGGTTCTCCTAGGATAGGTGGATGACTTGCCCAGGATAGATAGATGACTTGCCCAGAGGTGGCTGTCTGTCTGTTAGTTTCTCTGTTGTCACTGGAGGATATCCAGATAACTATCCCTGACTGCAGCCATAAACTTCTCTGTCTGAAGACAGGTGAGGTGTATCTTGCTGTATGTTGCTTTACATCATTTCAGTTTCAGTTGGAAATTATtgattttgaattattttttttaaactatatttgGCTGGGCTGCTAATAGTGGGAGCAGAGCCAGTCACCGTCCATTGCACAGCTGGGTTTTAGTCCTCGCCTCAAAAGATGAGGCAATAAGAAGAGGGCCAGAGCTCTGTTTTTCCACCCATCAGCTTTGCATCAGACTGAAGGCTGATCTCACCGCTTCATTAGTGGCAGTCTTCATGCCAGCGTGACTCTATCCATGGCAATAGAGCTAAACTGACATAAAATTGGAGTGAAGAATCTGTCCCCAAAAGCTTCCCCTGATCCAAGGGACAGAACAATTTACAATGGATTCCTTGGACGTGAGGTTATAGGACCTCATTCATCTCAGCCATTGTGTACTTGGGCAGTCTGACGGTTTTTACACAGTCAAGGCTCTGCTGGCCTCAAAGGAGCTTGGCTGCGGAAGGGACTTCAAGATCAGATCCTTTATTGTCATCTGCTGTTTTGGGAAGTTTTCAGGAGTGTTTGAGTTTAGCTCATAGTTGTCATCTTGTCCTCTTTAtggcatttgcttttcaaagaccCATGCTTTTATGCAAGGAACCTTTGAAATCAGTGCTTCAGAGTCTTTGAAAGGAACATTAAAAAGAGTTCTTGCTACTGAAAAATGGGatcaatgagatttttttttttaatttatttgcagcAGAATAAGCGTTGAGAGCCTAGACAATTCTAAAGCTTTTTATACAGAAGTGAGTGGCCACAGCAAATGCATAAACAAGACACAAGGATAGCTTCGGGCTGCACTCCAGCATCCCTCTCTTCACCTTTGCCAAGTACTGGTGAATCACAGGCAAGAACTGAACCGTAAAACCAATCATAGAActgaattttaatatttgttcCTTAGAAACATCCCTATTCTTAAAATACCTGATGCATACATATCATGGTTCTTGCAAGGCCAAGGTCTGCTTGTGGTATGATTTAGGGCTTCAGTGAATTGAAAAAGAAGGTTTAGTTTGGGGCTATAGGGACCAGTTTATCCACACAGCTACTGCATTCAGTACTGACAACTTTCAGTATTATGAGCCCTGTTTTCAGCCAGTACAGAACATAAACACTATGGTTTTATGTGTCATTAGTCACCTAGGTGTACTACATTATACTAATCTTACAGTGTGCCCAGGCCCCAGAATTTGCATTGGCTTGTGCTGTTGCATGTTAAGCCTGAATTTCAAGAGCCAGACAATTCAAAACTGGAATCAAACCAAGATGTACTTTGGTGCTATTGACACtagcttttgcattttaaaaaattatatatagaGAGTGAGTGGTAATTGAATATTGTTTTATATTAATATGAGTCAATACTAGCTTTtgcataaaaatgttattttttttgtttaaaaggacTAAGGATACTGCTTTCTTTCATAGTATTTTGATATACATTTGTCATATCTGCTAATATATTGTTCTTACtattttttgtatttgataCTGTTTAGTTGTTAATGCCAACTTTTGCAGAAGTGCTGTGCATTTTGGGAGCTGGTGTTCAAGCATATAGCCATTATGATATCTTCATGGAGCTGTTCACATTTAAAGAGGTAGTGGACACATCTTAACAGGATACATCTATTTTTCTCTATTGTGTTTCAGGAGCACTTAATATAAATAAACCATACTACAGCAAATGGAGTTAAGGGCTTAATCATATTTTGATTCTGTTTTTACAGAACCCAAGAATACTCTGAACAGCTGTagaatttctgaatttcttgctCAAATGTTGGtcatcttagaaaaaaaaaaaagggggggggaggtgttGGTAACAGAGTTGTCCTACTGTGTATGCCATACTTGGATGAGTTTTCTGTGACTTTcccttaaatatatttattggAAATATTTGTGTATTATAAATACAGCTGTACAAGGAGCTGTTATTCTGGCATCACAAAACAGTCATTCAATTGTAGCTGCACACACATCAAATTTAGTCACTTGTGTGATGAGAAtgttaaaggggaaaaagcccACATTTAGGATACATGTAATTATCTACTGAAACTCTGTTCTGTTTCAGCAAGGAGAAATTCTCCGAGCTAATCTGTTTGTCCTTTTTCCTTGAAGGTCAGGATATGGAATCGTACCAAAGAGAAAGCGGTGAAGTTTGCTAATTCAGTTAATGGTCCAGTGCAGGTCTGCTCCTCTGCTCAGGAGGCAGTTACTGGGGCTGATGTAATTATAACAGTCACTATGGCAACAACACCGATTTTGTTTGGAGACTGGGTAAAACCAGGTGCCCATATCAATGGTATGCTATGTTCTGATTGtttaaagaatatatttattatCACATTGTTTAGCATCAGAAACTGTTGAAAAGCAATACTCTGCTTCTCAGAATGaatgttctttctgttttgacTTTTCCCCTTTAATGAGGACCACTTTTCCCAGCCCTGTCTTCCTGGTTGTCTGGAGCCAGAACTCCTGCATATTTTAGCACTGGATGTTTGTTGGAGCATGGGATATGCTTTTTTCCCTAGTGGTGCATCACCTTTGCTACCATGTTGTCACTTGATGCTTGCCTTGCTCTCCATTTAGATAACCCATACAAATGTTATTTCCAAAGTGATTCCTGCTCATTCTACTGTTTGTTCCCCTGGTAGTTATCATCTTTTCTTCACCCAATTTTGTAAGCTCCTCTATTTGTTACTT
This sequence is a window from Pelecanus crispus isolate bPelCri1 chromosome 11, bPelCri1.pri, whole genome shotgun sequence. Protein-coding genes within it:
- the CRYM gene encoding ketimine reductase mu-crystallin, with translation MGSTPPVFIGAEEVEKHLHRASLLLPALEAALANFSAGAAGGVVQPVRTVVPVHRHGGFLGVMPAYSAADDALTTKLVTFYEHKKDSSVPSHQATVLLFDPRNGSLKAVLDGSVITAKRTAAVSAIATKLLMPTFAEVLCILGAGVQAYSHYDIFMELFTFKEVRIWNRTKEKAVKFANSVNGPVQVCSSAQEAVTGADVIITVTMATTPILFGDWVKPGAHINAVGASRPDWRELDDELMKNSVLFVDSREAALTESGDVILSGAEIFAELGEVVKGTKPALPEKTTVFKSLGMAVEDTVAAKFVYDSWSAGD